One genomic window of Micromonospora sp. WMMD1128 includes the following:
- a CDS encoding ABC transporter permease produces MKLARDTWLIFQRQVQLLLRNPVWLFVGVFQPVMYLLLFAPLLKPALNAPTQAAAYKIFVPGLLVLLAIFGGLFQGFGLIAELRAGVIERSRVTPVSRLALLLGRSLRDVVSLVAQAVIITVLALLFDLRVFIGYLLLAYLMLALIALMTSAVSYGVALKVKSEDALAPLMNTIAQPVLLLSGILLPLTYAPGWLQGVAKWNPFSWAVDGTRALFDGDLSNDHVWQGLGIITVLAVAGVLWAARQFARSVR; encoded by the coding sequence ATGAAACTCGCCCGCGACACCTGGTTGATCTTCCAGCGTCAAGTCCAGCTGCTGCTGCGCAACCCGGTCTGGCTCTTCGTCGGCGTCTTCCAGCCGGTGATGTACCTGCTGCTCTTCGCCCCGCTGCTCAAGCCGGCGCTGAACGCGCCCACGCAGGCCGCCGCGTACAAGATCTTCGTACCGGGCCTGTTGGTGCTGCTGGCCATCTTCGGCGGCCTGTTCCAGGGCTTCGGCCTGATCGCCGAGCTGCGTGCCGGGGTGATCGAACGCTCCCGGGTCACCCCGGTCAGCCGGCTCGCGCTGCTGCTCGGCCGTTCCCTGCGCGACGTGGTCTCGCTCGTCGCCCAGGCCGTCATCATCACCGTGCTGGCGCTCCTGTTCGACCTGCGTGTCTTCATCGGCTACCTGCTCCTGGCGTACCTGATGCTCGCCCTCATCGCGCTCATGACCTCGGCCGTCTCCTACGGCGTCGCCCTCAAGGTCAAGAGTGAGGACGCGCTCGCCCCGCTGATGAACACCATCGCGCAGCCGGTGCTGCTGCTCTCCGGCATCCTGCTGCCGCTCACCTACGCTCCTGGCTGGCTTCAGGGCGTGGCCAAGTGGAACCCGTTCTCCTGGGCGGTCGACGGCACCCGCGCGCTCTTCGACGGCGACCTCAGCAACGACCACGTCTGGCAGGGGCTCGGCATCATCACGGTGCTCGCCGTCGCCGGCGTCCTCTGGGCCGCCCGCCAGTTCGCCCGCAGCGTGAGATGA
- a CDS encoding biotin carboxylase N-terminal domain-containing protein has product MRKVLIANRGEIAVRVIRACRDAELASVAVYADSDRNALHATLADEAYALGGDTAADSYLRIDKLIDVAARAGADAVHPGYGFLSENADFAQAVIDAGLTWIGPTPQAIRDLGDKVTARHIAQRAGAPLVPGTSDPVAGADEVTAFATEHGLPVAIKAAFGGGGRGLKVARTMEEIPHLFESATREAVAAFGRGECFVERYLDQPRHVEAQVLADKHGNVIVVGTRDCSLQRRHQKLVEEAPAPFLTDAQRAQIHDSAKAICREAGYHGAGTVEYLVGGDGTISFLEVNTRLQVEHPVTEETAGIDLVREQFRIADGEKLRRTEDPTPRGHAIEFRINGEDPGRNFLPAPGTVTALRLPTGPGVRVDAGISAGDVVGGNFDSLLAKVIIVGETRAEALERARRALDEMVVEGMATALPFHRLVVRDAAFTSEPFTVHTRWIETEFDNTVPAFTAVADAAEGAAERETVVVEVGGKRLEVVLPAGLGAGTAAVVPAARKPTRRGGGKAGATVSGDTLASPMQGTIVKIAVADGDTVAEGDLVVVLEAMKMEQPLHAHKAGTVSGLAAEVGAAITAGAPICTIEG; this is encoded by the coding sequence GTGCGCAAGGTTCTCATCGCCAACCGCGGCGAGATCGCCGTCCGCGTCATCCGCGCCTGCCGTGACGCCGAGTTGGCAAGCGTCGCCGTCTACGCGGACTCCGACCGGAACGCCCTGCACGCCACGCTCGCCGACGAGGCGTACGCCCTCGGTGGTGACACCGCCGCGGACAGCTACCTGCGGATCGACAAGCTGATCGACGTCGCCGCACGGGCCGGCGCGGACGCGGTGCACCCCGGCTACGGCTTCCTCTCCGAGAACGCCGACTTCGCCCAGGCCGTCATCGACGCCGGCCTGACCTGGATCGGTCCCACCCCGCAGGCCATCCGCGACCTGGGCGACAAGGTGACCGCCCGGCACATCGCCCAGCGTGCCGGCGCGCCGCTCGTGCCCGGCACGTCCGACCCGGTGGCCGGCGCCGACGAGGTGACCGCGTTCGCCACCGAGCACGGCCTGCCGGTCGCCATCAAGGCGGCGTTCGGCGGCGGCGGCCGGGGCCTCAAGGTGGCCCGCACCATGGAAGAGATCCCCCACCTGTTCGAGTCGGCCACCCGCGAGGCGGTCGCCGCGTTCGGCCGGGGCGAGTGCTTCGTCGAGCGCTACCTCGACCAGCCCCGCCACGTCGAGGCACAGGTGCTCGCCGACAAGCACGGCAACGTCATCGTCGTCGGCACCCGGGACTGCTCGCTCCAGCGCCGGCACCAGAAGCTCGTCGAGGAGGCGCCCGCGCCGTTCCTCACCGACGCCCAGCGCGCCCAGATCCACGACAGCGCCAAGGCGATCTGCCGGGAGGCCGGCTACCACGGCGCCGGCACGGTCGAATACCTGGTCGGCGGGGACGGCACCATCTCCTTCCTGGAAGTGAACACCCGGCTCCAGGTCGAGCACCCGGTGACCGAGGAGACCGCCGGCATCGACCTGGTCCGCGAGCAGTTCCGCATCGCCGACGGCGAGAAGCTGCGCCGCACCGAGGACCCGACGCCGCGCGGCCACGCCATCGAATTCCGCATCAACGGCGAGGACCCGGGCCGCAACTTCCTGCCCGCCCCCGGCACCGTCACCGCGCTGCGGCTGCCCACCGGCCCCGGCGTCCGGGTGGACGCCGGCATCTCCGCGGGCGACGTGGTCGGCGGCAACTTCGACTCGCTGCTCGCCAAGGTGATCATCGTCGGCGAGACCCGTGCCGAGGCGCTGGAGCGGGCCCGCCGGGCACTCGACGAGATGGTGGTCGAGGGCATGGCCACCGCGCTGCCCTTCCACCGCCTGGTGGTCCGCGACGCGGCATTCACGAGCGAGCCGTTCACCGTGCACACCAGGTGGATCGAGACCGAGTTCGACAACACCGTCCCGGCCTTCACCGCCGTCGCCGACGCCGCCGAGGGCGCGGCCGAGCGCGAGACCGTCGTGGTCGAGGTGGGCGGCAAGCGGCTGGAGGTCGTCCTCCCCGCCGGCCTCGGCGCGGGTACGGCGGCAGTCGTGCCCGCCGCGCGCAAGCCGACCCGCCGTGGTGGTGGCAAGGCGGGCGCCACTGTCAGCGGGGACACGCTCGCTTCCCCGATGCAGGGCACGATCGTGAAGATCGCCGTGGCCGACGGTGACACGGTCGCCGAGGGCGACCTGGTCGTGGTGCTGGAGGCGATGAAGATGGAGCAGCCGCTGCACGCGCACAAGGCCGGCACGGTGAGCGGGCTGGCCGCCGAGGTCGGCGCCGCCATCACCGCAGGCGCCCCCATCTGCACCATCGAGGGTTAA
- a CDS encoding GuaB1 family IMP dehydrogenase-related protein produces the protein MRFLHGAVPAHDLTYNDVFMAPNRSEVGSRLDVDLSSGDGTGTTVPLVVANMTAVAGRRMAETVARRGAVAVIPQDIPIEVVANVVGWVKQRHLVHDTAITLGPTDTVGDAIHLLPKRAHGAVIVVDEGGRPMGVVTEADTVGVDRFAQLRHVMSTELHTVPADADPRTGFERLSAGRRRLAPVVDADGRLIGVLTRAGALRATLYTPAVDDRGRLRVAAAVGINGDVTGKAAALLEAGVDTLVVDTAHGHQERMMQALRTVRKLDPAVPVAAGNVVTADGVRDLVEAGADIVKVGVGPGAMCTTRMMTGVGRPQFSAVLDCAAAARSLGRHVWADGGVRHPRDVALALAAGASNVMIGSWFAGTYESPGDLYTDADGRRYKESFGMASSRAVSARTAEDSMFDRARKAIFEEGISTARMYLDPNRPGVEDLIDEIVSGVRSAFTYAGARSLDEFHERALVGVQSTAGYTEGMPLPTSW, from the coding sequence GTGCGGTTCCTTCATGGCGCGGTCCCCGCGCACGACCTGACCTACAACGACGTCTTCATGGCGCCCAACCGTTCCGAGGTGGGCTCCCGGCTCGACGTCGACCTGTCCTCCGGCGACGGCACCGGCACCACCGTTCCCCTGGTGGTGGCGAACATGACCGCCGTCGCCGGCCGGCGGATGGCCGAGACCGTCGCCCGGCGGGGCGCCGTCGCGGTGATCCCGCAGGACATCCCGATCGAGGTCGTCGCGAACGTCGTCGGGTGGGTCAAGCAGCGGCACCTGGTGCACGACACAGCGATCACGCTCGGCCCGACCGACACCGTCGGCGACGCCATCCACCTGCTGCCCAAGCGGGCGCACGGCGCGGTGATCGTGGTCGACGAGGGCGGTCGGCCGATGGGCGTGGTGACCGAGGCGGACACCGTGGGCGTGGACCGCTTCGCCCAGCTCCGGCACGTGATGTCCACCGAACTGCACACCGTGCCGGCGGACGCGGACCCGCGTACCGGATTCGAGCGGCTCTCGGCGGGCCGGCGGCGGCTCGCTCCGGTGGTGGACGCCGACGGCCGCCTGATCGGCGTGCTGACCCGCGCGGGCGCGCTGCGCGCGACGCTCTACACGCCGGCGGTGGACGACCGGGGCCGGCTACGCGTCGCGGCGGCGGTGGGCATCAACGGCGACGTCACCGGCAAGGCCGCCGCGCTGCTGGAGGCCGGCGTGGACACGCTCGTCGTGGACACCGCGCACGGGCACCAGGAGCGGATGATGCAGGCGCTGCGGACGGTCCGCAAGCTCGACCCGGCCGTCCCGGTCGCGGCCGGCAACGTGGTCACCGCCGACGGGGTACGCGACCTGGTCGAGGCCGGTGCCGACATTGTCAAGGTGGGCGTGGGCCCGGGTGCCATGTGCACCACCCGGATGATGACCGGGGTGGGCCGCCCGCAGTTCTCCGCGGTGCTCGACTGCGCGGCGGCGGCCCGCTCGCTGGGCCGGCACGTCTGGGCCGACGGCGGCGTACGCCACCCGCGGGACGTGGCGCTGGCACTGGCCGCCGGCGCCTCGAACGTGATGATCGGTTCCTGGTTCGCCGGCACCTACGAGTCCCCCGGCGATCTCTACACCGATGCCGACGGCCGGCGCTACAAGGAGAGCTTCGGTATGGCCTCGTCCCGGGCGGTGAGCGCGCGGACCGCCGAGGACAGCATGTTCGACCGGGCCCGGAAGGCGATCTTCGAGGAGGGCATCTCGACCGCCCGGATGTATCTCGACCCGAACCGGCCGGGCGTGGAGGATCTGATCGACGAGATCGTGTCCGGGGTGCGCAGCGCGTTCACCTACGCGGGGGCGCGCAGCCTGGACGAGTTTCACGAGCGGGCACTTGTCGGCGTGCAGAGCACGGCGGGCTACACCGAGGGCATGCCGCTGCCGACGAGTTGGTGA
- a CDS encoding ATP-binding cassette domain-containing protein, which produces MIETRGLRKSFRSRAGREKKTVDAVRGVNLDVAEGEIFGFLGPNGAGKTTTLRMLATLIEPDGGQATVAGADLLRDPAGVRRRIGYVPQGGSTWDDSSAREELMLQARLYGISKAEAQRRATRALDAFQLSEYADRKCKTYSGGQRRRVEIALGIIHEPRIVFLDEPTTGLDPQSRAHMWDEIRRLRTEGMTVFITTHYLDEADALCDRIAIMDHGEVVTEGTPTELKREISGEVLVVGLDAATTPRAAELLDAEAYVTKLETVDEGGLRLYVDEGAVAIPLVLRRLDHAGLELRSIELHRPSLDDVFLTKTGRSLRES; this is translated from the coding sequence ATGATCGAGACCAGGGGGCTGCGGAAGTCGTTCCGCTCCCGCGCGGGTCGCGAGAAGAAGACCGTCGACGCGGTCCGCGGCGTCAACCTCGACGTCGCCGAGGGGGAGATCTTCGGCTTCCTCGGACCCAACGGCGCCGGCAAGACCACCACCCTGCGGATGCTCGCCACCCTCATCGAGCCGGACGGCGGCCAGGCCACCGTCGCCGGCGCCGACCTGCTCCGGGACCCGGCCGGGGTGCGCCGGCGGATCGGCTACGTGCCGCAGGGCGGCAGCACCTGGGACGACTCCAGCGCCCGCGAGGAGTTGATGCTCCAGGCCCGCCTCTACGGCATCTCCAAGGCCGAGGCGCAACGGCGGGCCACCCGCGCGCTCGATGCCTTCCAGCTCAGCGAGTACGCCGACCGCAAGTGCAAGACCTACTCGGGCGGTCAGCGCCGGCGGGTCGAGATCGCGCTCGGCATCATCCACGAGCCGAGGATCGTCTTCCTGGACGAGCCGACCACCGGCCTCGACCCGCAGAGCCGCGCGCACATGTGGGACGAGATCCGCCGGCTCCGCACCGAGGGCATGACCGTCTTCATCACCACGCACTACCTGGACGAGGCCGACGCGCTCTGCGACCGGATCGCGATCATGGACCATGGCGAGGTGGTCACGGAGGGCACCCCGACCGAGCTGAAGCGCGAGATCTCCGGCGAGGTGCTTGTCGTCGGCCTGGACGCGGCGACCACGCCCCGGGCCGCCGAGCTGCTCGACGCCGAGGCGTACGTGACGAAGCTGGAGACCGTCGACGAGGGCGGGCTGCGCCTCTACGTCGACGAGGGCGCCGTCGCCATCCCGCTGGTGCTGCGTCGCCTCGACCACGCCGGGCTGGAGCTGCGCTCGATCGAGCTGCACCGCCCCAGCCTCGACGACGTCTTCCTCACCAAGACCGGCCGCTCGCTGCGCGAGTCCTGA
- a CDS encoding O-methyltransferase encodes MTTKPLPLTPELHAYLVAHGSAPDEIVRDLAEETRAALPAEAGMQVAPEQAAFLTFLTRLLGVRQAVEVGTFTGLSSLAIARGLTEGGRLTCFDISEEYTGVARRYWARAGVQDRIELRIGPAADTLRALPRERHLDFAFIDADKAGYPVYWDELVPRMRPDAVIAVDNTLRGGRVLAPGDADDRAIAAFNDAVVADTRVEAVMLPIADGVTLARVR; translated from the coding sequence ATGACCACGAAGCCGTTGCCGCTGACCCCGGAACTGCACGCCTACCTGGTGGCTCACGGGTCCGCCCCCGACGAGATCGTGCGAGATCTGGCCGAGGAGACCCGGGCAGCGCTGCCGGCCGAGGCGGGCATGCAGGTGGCACCGGAACAGGCGGCGTTCCTGACGTTCCTGACCCGGCTGCTCGGGGTGCGGCAGGCGGTGGAGGTGGGCACGTTCACCGGGCTGTCCTCGCTGGCGATCGCTCGCGGGTTGACCGAGGGCGGCCGGCTGACCTGCTTCGACATCTCCGAGGAATACACCGGGGTGGCCCGGCGGTACTGGGCCCGGGCGGGCGTCCAGGACCGGATCGAGCTGCGCATCGGGCCGGCCGCTGACACGCTGCGTGCGCTGCCGAGGGAGCGTCACCTCGACTTCGCGTTCATCGACGCGGACAAGGCCGGATATCCGGTCTACTGGGATGAGCTGGTGCCCCGGATGCGTCCGGACGCGGTGATCGCGGTCGACAACACGCTCCGGGGCGGGCGGGTGCTCGCTCCGGGCGACGCGGACGACCGGGCGATCGCCGCTTTCAACGACGCGGTCGTCGCGGACACCCGCGTCGAGGCCGTCATGCTGCCGATCGCCGACGGGGTCACCCTCGCCCGCGTCCGCTGA
- a CDS encoding S8 family serine peptidase produces MNRTPAVAIALLLLSGVAPGHLAKEAPVAPGERIRVDQWHLRFLKADDANAISQGDGVIVAVLDTGVAPHPDLRGNLLTGTSTIPGAPGNGFLDENSHGTGVAGLIAAHGQSNKIGARGIAPEAKILPIKSSDEANTGKPDDLATGIDYAIAHGADIISISSSGGTSAKLVRALRDALSANIVIVAAAGNRPGDAYVGYPAVEPGVIAVGGIDRAGFHAAVSVSGPEIDVVAPAVDIYSTSFGGKYSKGTGTSSATAIVAGAAALIRSKYPDLPAEEVAHRLTATAIDKGPPGRDDQYGYGVIDLVAALTADVPPLGFESTGVTAPASTEARTGNGRDDGTVRGLVTLGVLLAAGGGYLIWRRHRRAGDPPPRISR; encoded by the coding sequence GTGAATCGAACTCCTGCAGTCGCGATAGCCCTACTACTTTTAAGTGGAGTCGCGCCCGGCCATCTCGCAAAGGAAGCCCCAGTTGCCCCAGGAGAACGAATCAGAGTCGATCAGTGGCATCTCCGCTTCTTGAAAGCCGACGACGCCAACGCCATTAGCCAGGGCGACGGAGTAATTGTTGCAGTATTGGATACCGGAGTTGCCCCACACCCAGACCTTCGCGGCAATCTCCTGACCGGAACATCAACAATACCAGGGGCGCCCGGCAATGGATTTCTCGATGAGAATAGTCATGGAACGGGAGTGGCTGGCTTAATTGCGGCTCACGGTCAGTCAAATAAGATTGGCGCAAGGGGGATCGCTCCAGAAGCCAAGATACTGCCCATCAAATCCTCAGACGAGGCCAATACTGGAAAGCCAGACGACCTAGCGACAGGAATCGACTATGCGATCGCCCACGGTGCAGACATAATTAGCATCTCTAGCAGTGGCGGCACGAGCGCCAAACTAGTTCGAGCATTACGAGATGCATTATCGGCAAATATAGTTATCGTCGCGGCGGCTGGAAATCGACCCGGAGACGCATACGTAGGATATCCGGCCGTAGAACCTGGTGTAATCGCGGTCGGAGGTATTGATCGTGCGGGATTTCACGCTGCGGTTTCGGTCAGCGGTCCAGAGATCGATGTTGTCGCTCCGGCCGTCGACATCTACAGCACCAGCTTTGGCGGCAAGTACTCAAAGGGCACTGGAACCTCCAGCGCCACTGCGATCGTGGCTGGGGCCGCCGCGCTCATCCGATCCAAATATCCCGACCTCCCCGCCGAAGAGGTCGCACACCGGCTCACCGCCACCGCCATCGACAAGGGACCGCCGGGCCGCGACGACCAGTACGGCTACGGGGTCATCGACCTGGTCGCCGCGCTCACTGCCGACGTACCCCCGCTCGGTTTTGAATCCACCGGGGTGACGGCCCCGGCCTCGACCGAAGCCCGGACCGGCAATGGCCGTGACGACGGCACGGTCCGGGGCCTCGTGACCCTCGGGGTGCTGCTGGCCGCCGGCGGCGGCTATCTGATCTGGCGGCGACATCGACGTGCCGGGGACCCGCCGCCGAGGATCAGCCGGTAG
- a CDS encoding MFS transporter, with protein sequence MPRLTRDRTTWLTYAQLGLWGFFLYGFGPVVPLLRDEQGTSAAVAGLHSTGIAVGALAGGALFAPVARRLGRGPAVWLGLAGVAAGVTALGLLRPLPATIAAVAVVATFGMMVISGVNVVLTARHGPAAPAALTEANAACAGMGILAPLTIGATVDAGLGWRPMMAVEVGLITLVALAALTFRVRLPKRASAAAAAARPAGATPAVSVPDGPATVPAPDGPAAVPAPAAPAALPALAGPGTVVVSTDSDIARPAAGQREVVDGSRSTGTGTAHGSGRLPRAYWIAWVLMSFTGSIEVCLSLWTADVLRTHAGLSAGGASAAVAAIVCGMFVGRALGGRVALRWPPVPLLLGALAVSLTGFTLFWASPVGWLAVTGLVVLGLGNALHYPLAISIALAVAGPAADRAAGWSSYSMAVGFGIAPVVLGRVADGVGPHLAFLLLPAFIAVAALLAVRLGRALRPPSPAPV encoded by the coding sequence GTGCCCCGCCTCACCCGTGACCGGACCACCTGGCTGACCTACGCCCAGCTCGGCCTGTGGGGCTTCTTCCTCTACGGGTTCGGCCCCGTCGTACCCCTGCTCCGCGACGAACAGGGCACCAGCGCCGCGGTGGCCGGCCTGCACAGCACCGGCATCGCGGTCGGCGCCCTGGCCGGCGGCGCGCTCTTCGCCCCGGTCGCCCGCCGCCTCGGGCGCGGCCCGGCCGTCTGGCTCGGCCTCGCCGGAGTGGCCGCCGGCGTCACCGCCCTCGGCCTGCTCCGCCCGCTGCCCGCCACCATCGCCGCCGTCGCGGTCGTCGCCACCTTCGGCATGATGGTGATCAGCGGCGTCAACGTGGTGCTCACCGCCCGGCACGGCCCCGCCGCCCCCGCCGCGCTCACCGAGGCCAACGCCGCCTGCGCCGGCATGGGCATCCTGGCGCCGCTGACCATCGGCGCCACCGTCGACGCCGGCCTCGGCTGGCGGCCGATGATGGCCGTCGAGGTCGGCCTGATCACGCTCGTCGCGCTCGCCGCCCTGACTTTCCGGGTACGCCTACCGAAGCGCGCCTCCGCTGCCGCGGCTGCCGCCCGCCCCGCCGGGGCCACGCCTGCCGTCTCCGTCCCCGACGGTCCGGCGACTGTGCCCGCGCCCGACGGTCCGGCGGCTGTGCCCGCGCCCGCCGCTCCGGCGGCCTTACCCGCGCTCGCCGGTCCGGGCACCGTCGTGGTGTCGACCGACTCCGACATCGCCCGACCGGCCGCCGGGCAGCGCGAGGTCGTGGACGGCTCGCGTTCGACCGGAACGGGAACCGCTCACGGTTCGGGACGGCTGCCGCGGGCGTACTGGATCGCCTGGGTGTTGATGTCGTTCACCGGGTCGATCGAGGTCTGCCTGTCGCTGTGGACCGCCGACGTGCTCCGGACCCACGCCGGGCTGAGTGCCGGCGGGGCGTCGGCCGCGGTCGCGGCGATCGTCTGCGGCATGTTCGTCGGCCGGGCCCTCGGCGGTCGGGTCGCGCTGCGCTGGCCACCGGTGCCGCTGCTGCTCGGCGCGCTCGCCGTCTCGCTCACCGGGTTCACGCTGTTCTGGGCCAGCCCGGTCGGCTGGCTCGCGGTCACCGGCCTGGTCGTGCTCGGCCTGGGCAACGCGCTGCACTATCCCCTGGCCATCTCCATCGCGCTCGCCGTCGCCGGCCCGGCTGCCGATCGGGCGGCGGGCTGGTCGTCGTACTCGATGGCGGTGGGTTTCGGGATCGCGCCGGTCGTGCTCGGCCGGGTGGCGGACGGCGTCGGACCGCATCTTGCCTTCCTGCTGCTGCCCGCCTTCATCGCGGTGGCCGCGCTGCTGGCCGTACGCCTCGGCCGCGCCCTGCGCCCGCCTTCTCCTGCCCCCGTTTGA
- a CDS encoding Maf family protein, translating to MSTSVPLRLVLASQSPARRKLLQAAGIEPDVLVSGVDESRVVSDRAEDLCLELARLKAQAVLGRLRPGRGEHTLVLGCDSVLAFDGEILGKPDDAADATRRWQRMRGRSGVLHTGHCLIDVARGSRAEAVASTTVHFADISDEEIAAYVATGEPLAVAGAFTIDGLGGAFLTGIEGDSGTVVGLSLPLLRRLLGELDLRLIDLWTKVAPGGQEIEHLG from the coding sequence GTGTCGACCTCCGTGCCGTTGCGCCTCGTGCTCGCCTCGCAGAGCCCCGCCCGCCGCAAGCTCCTCCAGGCCGCCGGGATCGAGCCCGACGTGCTGGTCAGCGGCGTCGACGAGTCACGGGTGGTCAGTGACCGGGCCGAGGATCTGTGCCTCGAACTGGCCCGGCTGAAGGCGCAGGCCGTGCTCGGCCGGCTGCGTCCCGGTCGGGGCGAGCACACGCTGGTGCTCGGCTGCGACTCGGTGCTTGCGTTCGACGGCGAGATTCTGGGCAAGCCGGACGACGCGGCGGACGCGACCCGGCGGTGGCAGCGGATGCGTGGGCGCAGCGGTGTGCTGCACACCGGGCACTGCCTGATCGATGTGGCGCGCGGGTCCCGTGCGGAGGCCGTCGCCTCGACCACGGTGCACTTCGCCGACATCAGTGACGAGGAGATCGCCGCGTACGTGGCGACCGGCGAGCCGCTGGCGGTGGCCGGGGCGTTCACCATCGATGGGCTGGGCGGCGCGTTCCTCACCGGCATCGAGGGTGATTCGGGCACGGTGGTGGGGCTCTCGCTGCCGCTGCTGCGGAGGCTTCTCGGCGAATTGGACCTGCGCCTGATCGATCTGTGGACGAAGGTCGCGCCGGGGGGCCAGGAGATCGAGCATCTCGGCTAA
- a CDS encoding acyl-CoA carboxylase subunit epsilon — MSAEEPMFRIVRGVPTAEELAALVGAIMVRTRPVAVAAPVAVSHWTRSAHPVGATPAAGPGAWRAAGLPR; from the coding sequence ATGTCTGCCGAAGAGCCGATGTTCCGGATCGTCCGTGGGGTGCCCACCGCCGAGGAGCTGGCCGCTCTGGTCGGCGCGATCATGGTGCGTACCCGGCCGGTCGCAGTCGCCGCGCCCGTCGCGGTGTCGCACTGGACGCGCAGCGCCCACCCGGTCGGCGCGACGCCCGCCGCCGGTCCCGGCGCGTGGCGCGCCGCCGGCCTTCCCCGCTGA
- a CDS encoding MarR family transcriptional regulator codes for MGPLVRFPDALQHAPLGRLVSIAGHVVEQHWGRYLAEHHGLTSAGMRVLMILLRSGDITHRDMAELCFVRPATLTGIVDTLERDGFVARRRGPEDRRTVQLTLTDKGHEHARAIIDMIHSDRPLTSVDADPAKRAVIREFLTEIITGMSDGDLRRLNRDSESDSESDTESPTGRRPC; via the coding sequence ATGGGTCCGCTCGTCCGCTTCCCCGATGCGCTGCAACACGCGCCGCTCGGCCGGCTCGTCTCCATCGCCGGCCACGTCGTCGAGCAGCACTGGGGGCGCTACCTGGCCGAGCACCACGGCCTCACCTCCGCCGGCATGCGCGTGCTGATGATCCTGCTGCGCTCCGGCGACATCACCCACCGCGACATGGCGGAGCTGTGCTTCGTCCGGCCGGCCACCCTCACCGGCATCGTCGACACCCTGGAACGCGACGGATTCGTCGCCCGGCGGCGCGGCCCCGAGGACCGCCGCACCGTCCAGCTCACGCTCACCGACAAGGGGCACGAGCACGCCCGCGCGATCATCGACATGATCCACAGCGACCGTCCGCTCACGTCGGTCGACGCCGACCCGGCCAAGCGCGCGGTGATCCGCGAGTTCCTCACCGAAATCATCACCGGCATGTCCGACGGGGACCTCCGTCGGTTGAACCGGGACAGCGAGTCCGACAGCGAGTCCGACACCGAGTCGCCAACGGGGAGACGTCCGTGCTGA
- a CDS encoding PadR family transcriptional regulator, translated as MSATRMMILGLVRWMQPVHGYDVRRELLSWSADKWANVQPGSIYHALRKLTDEGLLRTVSVEQVGARPARTTYEVTPKGEDEFETLLRAQWWQVHESPDPFAAAFSFLPAMPREEAAAALRNRANLLRAGVESMRASLDSDWVRARKPVHVGWMFELWLARAEAEMAWCVRIAERIESGVSYLPAGMERGEGWTGEDTK; from the coding sequence ATGTCGGCGACGCGGATGATGATCCTGGGGCTGGTCCGGTGGATGCAGCCGGTGCACGGTTACGACGTACGCCGTGAGCTGCTGAGTTGGAGCGCGGACAAGTGGGCCAACGTGCAACCCGGTTCGATCTATCACGCGCTGCGCAAGCTCACTGACGAGGGGCTGCTGCGGACGGTCTCGGTCGAGCAGGTGGGCGCCCGTCCGGCCCGCACCACGTACGAGGTGACGCCGAAGGGCGAGGACGAGTTCGAGACGCTGCTGCGGGCCCAGTGGTGGCAGGTCCACGAGTCGCCGGACCCGTTCGCGGCGGCGTTCTCGTTCCTGCCGGCGATGCCGCGCGAGGAGGCCGCGGCGGCGTTGCGTAACCGGGCCAACCTGTTGCGGGCCGGCGTCGAGTCGATGCGTGCGTCACTTGACTCGGACTGGGTACGCGCCCGCAAGCCGGTGCACGTGGGCTGGATGTTCGAGCTGTGGTTGGCCCGGGCGGAGGCGGAGATGGCCTGGTGCGTGCGGATCGCGGAGCGGATCGAGTCGGGGGTGTCGTATCTGCCCGCCGGGATGGAGCGCGGGGAGGGATGGACCGGCGAAGACACGAAATAA